The following coding sequences lie in one Mesorhizobium sp. NZP2298 genomic window:
- a CDS encoding trimethylamine methyltransferase family protein, whose translation MSQDRRGGGRRSKLGRSGGGIAQLPWQSVKNPYPPMQLLDEERMQRLHDTSMRILSELGIRVMSERVMDLFASAGAIVDREEKTIRIDESLVREALRAVPSSFTLTSRNPEKQVHLGGNSLVFGLVAGPPNVHDRINGRRQGNLADYQNFIRLAHHFNAIHIIGNQVVAPMELPANARHLDTYHANLTLSDLSFHCTAIGRSRAMDGINMMAIARGISVEEMRASPGVTTIISINSPRLFDDAMAEGLIAMAEHGQPVTVTPFTLMGAMTPVTLAAALCQQNAEALFGVVLTQLVNPGTPVMYGAFTSNVDMKSGAPAFGTPENAKANIIAGQLARRYNLPYRTSNANASNVVDLQAAYETEMATWGAVLGGANLIYHAAGWLEGGLTASYEKLVLDVEILQNMMEFLRPLPFQEDDLGFEAIKSVPAGGHFFGAEHTMSRYTTAFYQPMLSNWQNHGAWEEAGGKDALERATELWQQALHDYEEPVMDPAIREELDAYVAHRREEIAANPEG comes from the coding sequence ATGTCACAGGACAGGCGCGGCGGCGGCCGCAGATCGAAGCTCGGGCGCAGCGGTGGCGGCATCGCGCAACTGCCGTGGCAGAGCGTCAAGAATCCCTATCCGCCCATGCAGCTTCTCGACGAAGAGCGGATGCAGCGACTGCACGACACCTCAATGCGCATCCTGTCCGAACTCGGCATCCGCGTCATGAGCGAGCGGGTGATGGACCTGTTCGCTTCCGCCGGCGCCATCGTCGATCGCGAAGAGAAGACCATCCGCATCGATGAGAGCCTGGTGCGCGAAGCGCTGCGGGCGGTGCCGTCCTCCTTCACGCTGACCAGCCGCAATCCCGAAAAGCAGGTCCATCTCGGCGGTAACTCGCTGGTCTTCGGCCTGGTGGCCGGCCCGCCCAACGTACATGACCGCATCAACGGTCGACGTCAGGGCAATCTTGCCGACTACCAGAACTTCATCCGGCTGGCGCACCACTTCAACGCCATCCACATCATCGGCAACCAGGTGGTGGCGCCAATGGAGCTGCCGGCGAATGCGCGCCATCTCGACACCTACCATGCCAATCTGACGCTGAGCGACCTCTCCTTCCACTGCACCGCGATCGGCCGCTCGCGGGCCATGGACGGCATCAACATGATGGCGATCGCGCGCGGCATCTCCGTCGAGGAGATGCGCGCCTCGCCTGGCGTGACCACGATCATCTCGATCAACTCGCCGCGCCTGTTCGACGATGCGATGGCGGAGGGCCTGATCGCCATGGCGGAGCACGGCCAGCCGGTGACCGTCACGCCTTTCACGCTGATGGGCGCGATGACGCCGGTGACGCTGGCCGCCGCACTCTGCCAGCAGAACGCGGAGGCGCTGTTCGGCGTGGTCCTGACCCAGCTCGTCAATCCCGGCACGCCGGTGATGTATGGCGCCTTCACCTCCAATGTCGACATGAAGTCGGGCGCGCCGGCCTTCGGCACGCCTGAGAATGCCAAGGCCAACATCATCGCCGGCCAGTTGGCGCGGCGCTACAACCTCCCCTATCGCACCTCAAATGCGAATGCCTCGAACGTGGTTGATCTGCAGGCCGCCTACGAAACCGAGATGGCGACGTGGGGTGCGGTGCTCGGCGGCGCCAATCTGATCTACCATGCGGCAGGCTGGCTGGAGGGCGGGCTGACAGCGTCCTATGAAAAGCTCGTGCTGGACGTCGAGATCCTGCAGAACATGATGGAATTCCTGCGGCCGCTGCCGTTCCAGGAAGACGACCTGGGCTTCGAAGCGATCAAGTCGGTGCCGGCCGGCGGCCATTTCTTCGGCGCCGAGCACACCATGTCGCGCTATACCACCGCCTTCTACCAGCCGATGCTCTCCAACTGGCAGAACCATGGCGCCTGGGAGGAGGCCGGCGGCAAGGATGCGCTGGAGCGGGCGACGGAGCTCTGGCAGCAGGCGCTGCACGATTACGAAGAACCGGTGATGGACCCCGCGATCCGCGAGGAACTCGACGCCTATGTCGCGCACCGCCGCGAGGAGATCGCCGCCAATCCGGAAGGTTAG
- a CDS encoding N-acyl-D-amino-acid deacylase family protein, with protein MHYDLVIRHATLIAGDGSKPFEADIAVTGDRIAAIGRLDDAQGIEEIDARGKVVAPGFIDVHTHDDSALLAPRGMDPKISQGVTTVIAGNCGVSLAPLLLDRTPPPPFTLVGGRENFRFDRFADYVAELKRRGIATNAALLVGHTTLRQRCMPVTDRPANETETAAMQEAVAEAMAEGAFGLSTGLDYPPAVKSSTEEVKALAAMAAGLGGPYVTHTRNYFETMDEAIEEAIDIADHAGGKLFISHHQCTGRANFGKSRPSLERIDRARETMDIGMDVYPYAASSTVLRLERCDTGLKILVTWSDPHPEMARREIADIARDWNCSEREAGERLLPAGAVYFQLDEADVRNIIAHPRTMIGSDGLPHDIHPHPRLWGTFPRVLGHYARDVGLFSLEEAVFRMTGLPAKEFGIAQRGLLVEGNFADLVVFDPDTIIDTATFEEPRRPAAGIEHVFVNGVSVWRGGRATGALPGTVLKPSASRVVRSACGCGDHRAS; from the coding sequence ATGCACTATGATCTCGTCATCCGTCACGCGACGCTGATCGCCGGCGACGGCTCGAAACCTTTCGAGGCCGACATCGCCGTCACCGGGGACAGGATCGCCGCCATCGGGCGGCTGGACGACGCACAGGGCATCGAGGAGATCGATGCCAGGGGCAAGGTGGTCGCGCCCGGCTTCATCGACGTGCACACCCATGACGATAGCGCACTGCTGGCGCCCCGCGGCATGGATCCGAAGATCAGCCAGGGCGTGACGACGGTGATCGCCGGCAATTGCGGCGTCAGCCTGGCGCCGCTGCTTCTCGACAGGACGCCACCGCCGCCCTTCACGCTGGTCGGCGGCCGCGAGAATTTCCGCTTCGATCGCTTTGCCGACTATGTCGCCGAGCTCAAGCGGCGCGGTATCGCCACGAACGCGGCTCTATTGGTCGGGCACACCACTTTGCGCCAGCGCTGCATGCCGGTGACCGACCGTCCGGCCAACGAAACGGAGACGGCGGCGATGCAGGAGGCGGTCGCCGAGGCGATGGCCGAAGGAGCCTTCGGCCTCAGCACCGGGCTCGACTATCCGCCGGCGGTGAAGTCCTCGACCGAGGAGGTCAAGGCGCTCGCAGCCATGGCGGCCGGCCTCGGCGGCCCTTATGTCACCCACACACGCAACTATTTCGAGACGATGGACGAGGCGATCGAGGAAGCGATCGACATTGCCGATCATGCCGGCGGCAAGCTGTTCATCTCGCACCATCAGTGCACCGGCCGCGCCAATTTCGGCAAGAGCCGTCCGTCACTGGAAAGGATTGACCGGGCGCGCGAGACGATGGACATCGGCATGGATGTCTATCCCTATGCCGCAAGCTCTACCGTACTTCGCCTGGAGCGCTGCGACACGGGCCTGAAGATCCTCGTCACATGGTCGGATCCGCATCCCGAGATGGCCAGGCGCGAGATCGCCGACATCGCGCGGGACTGGAATTGCAGCGAGCGGGAGGCGGGTGAGCGCCTGCTGCCGGCCGGTGCCGTCTATTTCCAGCTCGACGAGGCGGATGTGCGCAACATCATCGCCCATCCGCGCACCATGATCGGCTCGGACGGCCTGCCGCACGATATCCACCCGCATCCGCGCCTGTGGGGCACCTTTCCGCGCGTGCTCGGCCATTATGCCAGGGATGTCGGCTTGTTCAGCCTGGAGGAGGCCGTGTTCCGGATGACCGGTCTGCCCGCGAAGGAATTCGGCATCGCGCAACGCGGGCTGCTCGTCGAAGGCAATTTCGCCGATCTCGTCGTCTTCGATCCCGACACGATCATCGACACCGCCACGTTCGAGGAGCCGCGTCGGCCCGCCGCCGGCATCGAGCATGTCTTCGTCAACGGCGTATCGGTATGGCGCGGCGGCAGGGCGACCGGCGCACTGCCTGGCACGGTCCTCAAGCCCTCGGCCTCAAGGGTCGTCAGGAGCGCATGCGGCTGCGGCGATCACAGAGCCTCGTAA
- a CDS encoding cysteine hydrolase family protein, which produces MNLAATALLSIDLQNEYRPGAAWPVIGYDAVLANAAALIAAARAAGVPVIHAQAWVKPEERDGYARQEEILTEEFRSAVAGSDGAAICAEVAALPGDIVIHKHWPSAFRRTDLSKWLADLKVENLIVTGVLTDSCVTESVFDAVYQGFRVWLVKDACGSMSEAMHRTGMLDMANRLYGGGILRLPEALKALGGQPFDGWRCTRPVEFVYTLETVDRIYEAL; this is translated from the coding sequence ATGAACCTTGCCGCGACAGCCCTACTCTCCATCGATTTGCAGAACGAATACCGCCCCGGTGCGGCCTGGCCGGTGATCGGCTATGACGCCGTGCTCGCCAATGCCGCCGCGCTGATCGCGGCCGCCCGTGCGGCGGGCGTGCCGGTCATCCATGCGCAGGCCTGGGTGAAGCCGGAGGAACGCGACGGCTATGCGCGGCAGGAGGAGATCCTGACCGAGGAATTCCGCTCCGCCGTGGCCGGCAGCGATGGCGCGGCGATCTGCGCAGAAGTGGCGGCGCTGCCCGGTGACATCGTCATCCACAAGCACTGGCCGAGTGCCTTTCGCCGCACCGATCTTTCAAAATGGCTTGCCGACCTTAAGGTCGAGAACCTGATCGTAACCGGCGTGCTGACCGACAGTTGCGTGACCGAGAGCGTGTTCGACGCGGTCTACCAGGGTTTCAGGGTCTGGCTGGTCAAGGATGCCTGCGGCAGCATGAGCGAAGCCATGCACCGTACCGGCATGCTCGACATGGCCAACCGGCTCTATGGCGGCGGCATTCTTCGCCTGCCCGAGGCGCTGAAGGCGCTCGGCGGCCAGCCCTTCGACGGCTGGCGCTGCACGCGGCCGGTGGAATTCGTCTACACGCTCGAAACGGTGGACCGGATTTACGAGGCTCTGTGA
- a CDS encoding Zn-dependent hydrolase, with product MSDASLPAGGRLAGHLLERLAHATTDAPGITRIAYGPGERFAHDLVRDEAEKLGATARVDAAGNLYLTLKGYNPDLPAIVVGSHLDSVPHGGNFDGAAGVVAGLAVMAELVGQGIQMPRDLVVLAMRAEEAVWFPLSYPGSQAALGLLEPAALDAKRSDSGRTLADHMRDEGFDPDAVRRGVPGIDAGRIAAFVEVHIEQGPRLVESGAPVGIVTGIAGGFRYVDAKCLGAYAHSGAEPRFARHDSVLGFADLVAGLEAEWDALEREGHEATITFGRVESDPSQHGGSRVLGELRFTLDVRSAEAAVLERVDARLHALFAEVGTKRGVSFEAGPRFTWEPATMSPALIARLDRAAAELQMRAPHVPSGAGHDAATFAGADIATAMVFIRNENGSHNPHEAMEIADLDQAIRLLFRFVADFDNPMGQP from the coding sequence ATGAGCGATGCCTCCCTCCCGGCCGGCGGCAGGCTGGCCGGGCATCTGCTGGAGAGGCTTGCGCACGCCACCACCGATGCGCCGGGGATCACGCGCATCGCCTATGGACCCGGTGAACGCTTCGCCCACGATCTCGTGCGCGACGAAGCGGAAAAGCTCGGCGCGACGGCGCGTGTCGATGCCGCCGGCAACCTCTATTTGACGCTGAAAGGCTACAACCCCGACCTGCCGGCGATCGTCGTCGGTTCGCATCTCGACAGTGTGCCGCATGGTGGCAATTTCGACGGCGCCGCGGGCGTCGTGGCCGGGCTGGCGGTAATGGCCGAACTGGTCGGGCAAGGCATCCAAATGCCGCGCGATCTTGTCGTGCTGGCGATGCGCGCCGAGGAAGCGGTGTGGTTTCCGTTGTCCTATCCCGGCAGCCAGGCCGCACTTGGGCTGCTGGAGCCGGCGGCGCTGGACGCGAAGCGGTCGGACAGCGGACGCACGCTTGCGGATCACATGCGTGATGAAGGCTTCGACCCCGATGCCGTGCGGCGTGGTGTGCCGGGCATCGATGCCGGCCGCATCGCGGCTTTCGTCGAAGTGCATATCGAGCAGGGACCGCGCCTTGTCGAATCCGGCGCGCCGGTCGGCATCGTCACCGGTATTGCCGGGGGATTCCGCTATGTCGATGCGAAATGCCTTGGCGCCTACGCGCATTCCGGCGCCGAGCCGCGCTTTGCCCGCCATGACAGCGTGCTCGGCTTTGCCGATCTGGTCGCCGGCCTTGAGGCGGAGTGGGACGCGCTCGAGCGTGAAGGGCATGAGGCCACCATTACCTTCGGTCGGGTGGAATCCGATCCGAGCCAGCACGGCGGCAGCCGCGTCCTGGGCGAACTCCGCTTCACGCTCGATGTGCGCAGCGCCGAGGCTGCTGTTCTTGAACGGGTCGACGCAAGGCTGCACGCGCTCTTCGCCGAAGTCGGCACGAAACGCGGCGTCAGCTTCGAGGCCGGGCCACGTTTCACCTGGGAGCCGGCGACCATGTCGCCGGCTCTGATCGCGAGGCTGGACCGCGCTGCCGCCGAACTGCAGATGCGGGCGCCGCATGTGCCGAGCGGGGCGGGGCATGACGCGGCCACCTTTGCCGGCGCCGACATTGCGACCGCCATGGTCTTCATTCGCAACGAGAACGGCAGCCACAACCCGCATGAAGCGATGGAAATCGCCGACCTCGATCAAGCTATCCGTCTTCTTTTCCGTTTCGTCGCCGACTTCGACAATCCCATGGGACAGCCATGA
- a CDS encoding NAD(P)/FAD-dependent oxidoreductase yields the protein MSAAEQTEIIIIGGGMAGAGAAFEISRSAKVVVLERESHCGYHTTGRSAASFTENYGNGIIRRIVLASRSFLTEPPAGFTDYPLLSKRGMITVARADQLDLLAQDLEAARALVPSIAAMTQAEAIARVPVLRADYLAGAYIEPHSMDIDVNGLHQGFLRGARAHGARIVTNAGVNAIGRQGGQWRVETPAGTFLAPQIVNAAGAWGDEIAVMAGVRPIGLQPKRRTAFNIPAPAGVDITEWPLVNGVGAEFYFKPDAGQLFVSPADATLSAPMDAYAEDIDVAIGAERLERATTIEVHRVSRSWAGLRTFVADGSPVVGPDDEVPDFVWLVGQGGYGIKTSPALSRICASLIAGKGFPDDVARQGVSMDDLTPHRLRNVESQATQVAS from the coding sequence ATGAGTGCCGCCGAGCAAACCGAAATCATCATCATTGGCGGCGGCATGGCCGGCGCCGGCGCTGCCTTCGAGATCTCCCGCTCCGCCAAGGTGGTCGTGCTCGAGCGGGAAAGCCATTGCGGCTACCACACCACCGGCCGCTCGGCGGCGAGCTTTACCGAAAACTACGGCAACGGCATCATCCGCCGGATCGTGCTGGCGAGCCGGTCTTTCCTGACCGAACCGCCGGCTGGCTTCACGGATTATCCGCTTCTCAGCAAACGCGGCATGATCACCGTGGCGCGCGCCGATCAGCTCGATCTCCTGGCTCAGGATCTCGAGGCCGCGCGGGCGCTGGTCCCGTCGATCGCCGCCATGACACAAGCCGAGGCGATTGCGCGCGTGCCGGTGCTGCGCGCGGACTATCTCGCCGGCGCCTATATCGAACCGCATTCGATGGACATCGATGTGAACGGCCTGCATCAGGGTTTCTTGCGCGGCGCACGTGCGCATGGCGCCAGGATCGTCACCAATGCCGGCGTCAACGCCATCGGTCGGCAAGGCGGCCAATGGCGGGTCGAAACCCCGGCAGGAACATTCCTTGCGCCACAGATCGTCAATGCCGCCGGTGCCTGGGGTGACGAGATCGCCGTCATGGCCGGGGTACGCCCGATCGGCCTGCAGCCGAAGCGCCGCACCGCCTTCAACATCCCGGCGCCCGCCGGTGTCGACATCACCGAGTGGCCGCTGGTCAACGGTGTCGGCGCCGAATTCTATTTCAAGCCGGATGCAGGGCAGTTGTTCGTCTCGCCTGCCGATGCGACGCTCTCAGCGCCGATGGATGCCTATGCCGAGGATATCGATGTGGCGATCGGTGCTGAGCGTCTCGAACGGGCGACGACGATCGAAGTGCACCGCGTGTCGCGCTCATGGGCGGGCTTGCGGACCTTCGTCGCCGATGGGTCACCGGTGGTCGGACCGGATGACGAGGTCCCGGATTTCGTCTGGCTGGTCGGGCAGGGCGGCTACGGCATCAAGACCTCGCCGGCGCTGTCGCGCATCTGCGCCAGCCTGATCGCGGGCAAGGGCTTTCCAGACGATGTCGCAAGGCAGGGCGTGTCGATGGACGATCTTACGCCACACCGGCTGCGCAACGTCGAGTCCCAAGCCACGCAGGTTGCGTCATGA
- a CDS encoding Coenzyme F420 hydrogenase/dehydrogenase, beta subunit C-terminal domain → MGLIEASHSQATMMLSTDPLSLSEIVENGLCIGCGLCRSIAGPGAVEMVMTPEGRERPVARQTLDSSTLMRINAVCPGTRIAGPPPAQASNAALTDTVWGPAERLVLGRAGDSTVRFVGSGGGVLTALGQFLLSSGRVKFVLHVAASHSQPMRSERRLSFDAASVLEGAGSRYGPAAALVDFGEILDRGEPFALIAKPCDITAVRNLARLDPRVDDLMRYALAFVCGGASDLSKSEQALQRFDLGEDELRLFRYRGHGNPGLNRIETSDGRAFELTYRQLWEDEDKWMIQPRCKICPDAIGQVADIAVHDAWLNGGPAVEDEPLNGIIVRTRRGLELFDAAVEAGALEIKRETNMAEVSELQSHQVRKRRAVWARLKGMAIAGKPMPFVTDLALEDCAAQNSLAENLAEGRGARDRARRGRLGEPPAVPRESKAVRSC, encoded by the coding sequence ATGGGCCTGATCGAAGCCAGCCATAGCCAAGCCACGATGATGCTCTCGACCGATCCACTTTCGCTGAGCGAGATCGTCGAGAACGGTCTTTGCATTGGCTGCGGCCTCTGCCGATCGATCGCCGGTCCCGGCGCGGTCGAGATGGTGATGACGCCGGAGGGGCGCGAGCGGCCGGTGGCGAGGCAGACATTGGACAGCTCGACGCTGATGCGGATCAACGCCGTCTGTCCGGGAACGCGCATCGCCGGTCCACCGCCGGCGCAGGCAAGCAATGCCGCGTTGACGGACACCGTCTGGGGCCCTGCCGAACGGCTTGTGCTCGGCCGCGCGGGAGATTCCACGGTGCGGTTTGTCGGCTCGGGAGGCGGGGTGCTGACCGCGCTTGGCCAATTCCTGCTGAGCTCCGGACGCGTCAAGTTCGTGCTGCATGTCGCCGCGTCGCATTCCCAGCCGATGCGCAGCGAGCGCCGGCTTAGCTTTGATGCCGCTTCGGTGCTTGAGGGCGCCGGCTCACGCTATGGCCCGGCTGCAGCCCTGGTGGATTTCGGCGAAATCCTCGATCGCGGCGAGCCCTTCGCGCTGATCGCCAAGCCTTGCGACATTACCGCCGTTCGCAACCTGGCGCGGCTCGATCCCCGCGTCGATGATTTGATGCGATATGCCTTGGCCTTCGTCTGCGGCGGTGCCTCGGATCTGTCGAAATCGGAACAGGCATTGCAGCGCTTCGACCTCGGCGAGGATGAGCTCAGATTGTTCCGCTATCGAGGTCACGGCAATCCCGGCCTCAACCGAATCGAAACCAGCGACGGGCGCGCCTTCGAACTCACCTATCGGCAGCTGTGGGAAGACGAGGACAAATGGATGATCCAGCCGCGCTGCAAGATCTGCCCGGACGCGATCGGCCAGGTGGCGGATATAGCGGTTCATGACGCCTGGTTGAACGGCGGGCCGGCGGTCGAGGACGAGCCGCTCAACGGCATCATCGTGCGCACAAGGCGCGGCCTTGAGCTGTTCGACGCGGCGGTCGAAGCCGGCGCGCTGGAGATCAAGCGGGAAACCAATATGGCCGAAGTCAGCGAATTGCAGTCGCACCAGGTGCGCAAGCGGCGCGCCGTCTGGGCGCGGCTGAAAGGCATGGCTATCGCCGGCAAGCCGATGCCTTTTGTCACCGACCTCGCACTTGAGGATTGCGCTGCGCAGAATTCGTTGGCCGAGAATCTGGCCGAGGGGCGCGGCGCCCGCGACCGCGCCCGGCGCGGACGCCTGGGCGAGCCGCCTGCCGTGCCGCGTGAAAGCAAGGCTGTGCGATCGTGTTGA
- a CDS encoding nitrilase-related carbon-nitrogen hydrolase — MARCLTIAVAQTGPIQRRASRAETVDRLVHLLEQATAAGAEIVAFPEMALTTFFPRWRIDDQAEIDAFFEQSMPGPETQRLYDAAARLKVGFALGYCEITREDGRTRHFNTMDLVGPDGRFIGRYRKMHVPGSSEPEEGTTTHLERRYFEPGNLGFPVFDYRGVRVGMAICNDRRWPETYRMLCLNGAEVVLLGYNTPLLLDEAPALAHLRMFHNHLPMQAGAYQNTLWVAAAAKAGLEDGQALIGGSCIIAPTGEIAAQAMSLGDEIIVHRADLDLIETCRKVNFNFALYRRPDQYRRISEPV, encoded by the coding sequence ATGGCTCGATGCCTGACCATAGCGGTCGCCCAGACCGGACCCATCCAGCGCAGGGCCTCGCGCGCCGAAACCGTCGATCGCCTCGTCCACTTGCTGGAACAGGCCACGGCCGCGGGTGCGGAGATTGTGGCGTTCCCCGAGATGGCGCTGACCACCTTCTTCCCGCGCTGGCGCATCGACGATCAGGCTGAGATCGACGCCTTCTTCGAACAATCGATGCCTGGCCCCGAAACGCAGCGCCTCTATGATGCCGCCGCGCGCCTCAAGGTTGGCTTCGCGCTCGGCTATTGCGAGATTACCAGGGAAGACGGCCGCACGCGTCATTTCAACACCATGGACCTTGTCGGTCCGGATGGGCGCTTCATCGGCCGCTACCGCAAAATGCATGTGCCGGGGTCCAGCGAGCCGGAGGAAGGCACCACCACGCATCTGGAGCGGCGCTATTTCGAGCCCGGCAATCTCGGCTTCCCGGTCTTCGACTATCGCGGCGTCCGCGTCGGCATGGCGATCTGCAATGACCGCCGCTGGCCCGAAACCTACCGCATGCTTTGCCTCAACGGCGCCGAGGTCGTGCTGCTCGGCTACAACACGCCGCTGCTGCTGGACGAAGCGCCGGCGCTGGCGCATCTCAGGATGTTCCACAACCATCTGCCGATGCAGGCCGGCGCCTACCAGAACACGCTGTGGGTGGCGGCCGCCGCCAAGGCCGGGCTGGAAGACGGTCAGGCACTGATCGGCGGCTCCTGCATCATTGCGCCGACCGGCGAGATTGCCGCGCAGGCGATGTCGCTCGGCGACGAGATCATCGTCCATCGCGCTGACCTCGACCTGATCGAGACCTGCCGGAAGGTGAATTTCAACTTCGCGCTCTACCGCCGCCCCGATCAGTACCGGCGTATTTCGGAACCGGTCTGA
- the hydA gene encoding dihydropyrimidinase, which translates to MHELVIKGGRVALDNGWAECDIAIDDGRIAAIGTGLSGKSVIGAGGRWVMPGGIDAHCHLDQPVWGGAGNADDFESGTISAAFGGTTCIVPFGMPGPDMTTIGAVDRALDRAAGRAVIDYGLHAVVTMGTGPDVEQQLSQLAGRGIASVKLFMTYQGFAVDDDLFFRVLDTAHRLGWIVMVHAENDAAIRRTRQRLIDLGRTDMRYHVVAHSETMEREATHRALAFAEMTGARMTIVHVSSWQSAEEVARARARGVDAIAETCPQYLFIGAADLDRPALDAARFVFSPPPRSPRSHDHLWQALVDGGIDLWSSDHSPYFFADKIARSRTPGFTTTLSGIPGIETRLPLLFSEGLLSGRLTLERYLDLTSRNAAAIYGLAHAKGRIAVGLDADLALWDPTATWTLGHSALHSRVDFTPYEGRSVTGKPTTVLVRGVPVVADGVLRVQPGFGQFVERTAADPARSGKPVEETTPWLDA; encoded by the coding sequence ATGCATGAGCTGGTGATCAAAGGCGGAAGGGTTGCGCTCGACAACGGTTGGGCCGAATGCGACATCGCCATCGATGATGGCCGCATCGCCGCCATCGGGACCGGCCTGTCCGGTAAATCCGTGATTGGTGCCGGCGGTCGTTGGGTCATGCCCGGCGGCATCGACGCTCACTGCCATCTCGACCAGCCGGTCTGGGGCGGGGCCGGCAATGCCGATGATTTCGAGTCCGGCACCATCTCTGCGGCCTTCGGGGGCACCACATGCATCGTCCCGTTCGGCATGCCGGGTCCGGACATGACGACGATTGGCGCCGTGGATCGCGCTCTCGATCGCGCCGCAGGGCGCGCGGTGATCGACTACGGGCTGCACGCGGTGGTGACCATGGGCACCGGCCCCGATGTCGAGCAACAGCTTTCGCAACTCGCCGGACGCGGCATCGCCTCGGTCAAGCTGTTCATGACTTATCAGGGTTTTGCGGTCGACGACGATCTCTTCTTCAGGGTACTCGATACCGCGCACAGGCTTGGCTGGATCGTCATGGTCCATGCCGAGAACGACGCCGCCATCCGGCGCACGCGCCAGAGGCTGATCGATCTCGGCCGAACCGACATGCGCTACCATGTCGTTGCCCACAGCGAGACGATGGAGCGCGAGGCCACGCATCGTGCGCTGGCCTTCGCCGAAATGACAGGCGCGCGCATGACCATCGTCCACGTCTCCTCCTGGCAGTCGGCCGAGGAGGTGGCGCGGGCGCGGGCTCGTGGTGTGGATGCGATCGCCGAGACCTGTCCGCAATATCTGTTCATCGGCGCCGCCGATCTCGACCGGCCGGCCCTGGATGCGGCGCGTTTCGTCTTTTCACCGCCGCCGCGTTCGCCGCGTAGCCATGACCATCTGTGGCAGGCGCTTGTCGATGGCGGCATCGATCTCTGGTCCTCCGACCATTCGCCCTATTTCTTCGCGGACAAGATCGCACGATCGCGGACGCCCGGTTTCACCACCACGCTAAGCGGCATCCCAGGCATCGAGACTCGTCTGCCGCTGCTCTTCTCGGAAGGACTGCTCTCCGGCCGGCTGACGCTGGAGCGCTATCTCGATCTCACCTCGCGCAATGCAGCGGCGATCTATGGCCTGGCCCACGCCAAGGGCCGGATAGCGGTCGGCCTCGATGCCGATCTGGCGCTGTGGGATCCCACGGCGACCTGGACGCTCGGCCATTCGGCCCTGCATTCGCGCGTCGACTTCACGCCCTACGAAGGCAGGAGCGTGACCGGCAAGCCGACCACCGTGCTGGTGCGCGGCGTGCCGGTGGTCGCCGACGGTGTGCTGCGGGTGCAGCCTGGGTTCGGACAATTCGTAGAGCGCACCGCGGCCGATCCGGCCCGCTCGGGAAAACCAGTCGAGGAGACGACGCCATGGCTCGATGCCTGA
- a CDS encoding RidA family protein, with translation MTIERLENGQRFCRVLRYNGTVYVSGLTADDLSGDTTAQTKQIFAKIDTLLAKAGSDKSKLLSAQIWLRDIADFEMMNAAWDAWIDRSAMPVRATVEARLAGDQYRVEIMVTAAVG, from the coding sequence ATGACGATCGAACGTCTTGAGAACGGGCAACGCTTCTGCCGGGTGCTGCGCTACAACGGCACCGTCTATGTCTCCGGCCTGACGGCTGACGACCTTTCCGGCGACACCACCGCGCAGACGAAGCAGATTTTCGCCAAGATCGATACCCTTCTGGCCAAGGCCGGCAGCGACAAGTCGAAGCTTCTCAGCGCCCAGATCTGGCTGCGCGACATCGCCGACTTCGAGATGATGAATGCGGCATGGGACGCCTGGATAGACCGCAGCGCCATGCCGGTGCGCGCAACGGTCGAGGCACGACTTGCGGGTGATCAGTATCGCGTCGAGATCATGGTCACGGCGGCTGTCGGCTGA